From the Maioricimonas rarisocia genome, one window contains:
- a CDS encoding DUF3050 domain-containing protein, with protein sequence MISALTETPERLSTARARLLDHPIYAAVFDLPRLQVFMRSHVFAVWDFMTLLKRLQRDCCRRELPWMPPLDPAFARFVNEIVLGEESDKDGQGGHCSHFELYLQAMDEIGADRRPIDTFLARLSAGDSVDAALEASGIGEPIREFVTFNLSAAEEAETHEVAAIFCYGREDVIPEMFGRLLARLPANLFPEGRFRFYLDRHIELDADAHGPLARRLVETVCNGDDQRRSEAAVAAAGAVEARIRLWDGLMSELDAVSPALV encoded by the coding sequence ATGATTTCCGCCCTCACCGAAACACCGGAGCGGCTCTCGACCGCTCGGGCCCGCCTTCTCGACCATCCCATCTATGCAGCTGTTTTCGACCTGCCCCGCCTGCAGGTCTTCATGCGGTCGCATGTGTTTGCCGTCTGGGACTTCATGACATTGCTGAAGCGTTTGCAGCGCGACTGCTGTCGCCGCGAGTTGCCCTGGATGCCCCCGCTGGATCCGGCGTTCGCCCGGTTCGTCAACGAGATCGTCCTGGGCGAGGAGTCGGACAAGGACGGCCAGGGTGGGCACTGCAGCCACTTCGAACTGTACTTGCAGGCGATGGACGAAATCGGAGCCGATCGCCGGCCGATCGACACGTTCCTCGCGCGCTTGTCCGCCGGCGACAGCGTTGATGCGGCTCTGGAGGCGTCGGGGATTGGCGAGCCCATCCGCGAGTTCGTGACGTTCAACCTCAGTGCCGCGGAAGAAGCCGAAACCCACGAAGTGGCGGCGATCTTCTGCTACGGTCGCGAGGATGTCATTCCGGAGATGTTCGGCCGACTGCTGGCGCGGCTGCCGGCGAACCTGTTCCCCGAGGGGCGGTTCCGGTTCTATCTCGACCGGCACATCGAACTGGATGCCGACGCGCACGGTCCCCTGGCCCGCCGGCTCGTCGAGACAGTCTGCAACGGTGACGATCAGCGGCGCAGCGAGGCGGCGGTGGCCGCCGCCGGGGCCGTCGAGGCCCGGATTCGCCTGTGGGACGGGCTGATGTCCGAACTGGATGCGGTCTCCCCCGCTCTGGTCTGA
- a CDS encoding arylsulfatase: MLPRSILCRLLPAVAAVLMFACPHVVRADAAGSKPNIIFIMADDLGYGDLGCYGQELIKTPRLDEMAAEGMKFRQFYAGSTVCAPSRSVLMTGQQMGHTHVRGNSAGELQALRDQDVTVAEVLKKADYSTALCGKWGLGDDLDGARSGWPNRQGFDFFYGYLNQVHAHNYYPRFLWRNYSKEPLRNEVVDFGRGGGGFMGGYATKRIDYSHDLIAEEALDYIRKQKDGPFFLYLALTIPHANNEGTRGTGHGQEVPDYGIYAGKDWSEQDKGQAAMITRMDKDVGRILDLLEQLEIDEKTVVMFTSDNGPHNEGGHNPERFNPSGPLRGMKRDLYEGGIRVPFIVWWPGTTPAGTVSDHVGYFGDLMATAAELAGVEPPKDIDSISFVPEITGHSDRQAKHDYLYWEFYERGSAQAVVRGKWKAVRVPMKTGPIELYDLSADLGEANDVADEHPDVVKAMAKIMDEAHEPKEGWEARGRPSQRKSPPGHGKAPF, encoded by the coding sequence ATGCTGCCCCGATCAATCCTCTGTCGATTGCTTCCTGCTGTCGCCGCGGTGCTGATGTTCGCCTGCCCGCACGTCGTTCGCGCCGACGCCGCCGGCTCGAAGCCGAACATCATCTTCATCATGGCGGACGACCTCGGCTACGGAGACCTGGGCTGCTACGGACAGGAACTCATCAAAACGCCCCGGCTCGATGAGATGGCTGCCGAGGGAATGAAGTTCCGCCAGTTCTACGCCGGCAGCACCGTCTGTGCTCCGTCACGCAGCGTGCTCATGACGGGGCAGCAGATGGGGCACACGCACGTTCGCGGCAACTCGGCCGGCGAGCTGCAGGCCCTCCGCGATCAGGACGTCACCGTCGCCGAGGTTCTCAAGAAGGCGGACTACTCGACCGCCCTGTGCGGCAAGTGGGGACTGGGTGACGACCTGGACGGAGCCCGCTCCGGCTGGCCGAACAGGCAGGGGTTCGACTTCTTCTACGGCTACCTCAACCAGGTGCACGCCCACAACTACTACCCACGGTTTCTGTGGCGGAATTACTCAAAGGAGCCACTGCGAAACGAGGTCGTCGACTTCGGCCGGGGTGGCGGCGGCTTCATGGGGGGCTATGCCACGAAGCGGATCGACTACAGCCACGACCTCATCGCCGAAGAAGCCCTCGACTACATCCGCAAGCAGAAGGACGGTCCGTTCTTCCTCTACCTGGCGCTGACCATCCCGCACGCCAACAACGAAGGGACCCGCGGCACCGGCCACGGACAGGAAGTCCCCGACTACGGGATCTATGCCGGGAAGGACTGGTCGGAGCAGGACAAGGGGCAGGCGGCGATGATCACCCGCATGGACAAGGACGTCGGGCGGATTCTCGACCTGCTCGAACAGCTGGAGATCGACGAGAAAACCGTCGTCATGTTCACCAGTGACAACGGCCCGCACAACGAGGGAGGCCACAACCCCGAGCGGTTCAATCCCTCCGGCCCACTGCGGGGCATGAAGCGCGACCTGTACGAGGGGGGCATCCGCGTGCCGTTCATCGTCTGGTGGCCCGGCACCACGCCGGCAGGAACCGTTTCCGATCACGTCGGGTACTTCGGCGACCTGATGGCAACGGCGGCGGAACTGGCCGGCGTCGAACCTCCGAAAGACATCGACTCGATCAGCTTCGTGCCGGAGATCACCGGCCATTCCGATCGGCAGGCGAAACACGACTACCTCTACTGGGAGTTCTATGAGCGGGGGAGCGCCCAGGCAGTGGTTCGCGGCAAGTGGAAGGCGGTCCGCGTGCCGATGAAGACCGGTCCGATCGAGCTGTACGACCTGAGTGCGGATCTCGGCGAGGCGAACGACGTGGCCGACGAGCATCCCGATGTCGTGAAGGCGATGGCAAAGATCATGGACGAAGCGCACGAGCCGAAGGAAGGCTGGGAAGCCCGGGGCCGTCCGTCGCAGCGCAAGTCGCCTCCCGGTCACGGCAAGGCGCCGTTCTGA
- a CDS encoding HAD family hydrolase, protein MRTSAIIFDLDGTLLDTLQDVADAANTSLERCGFPARPIHDYPDLIGGGVRHLFRKALPKEAGESDIDHCVAAFRDIYAEHWNDTTAPYPGIIELIALLRERGLKMAVLSNKPHEFTVRCVAAHFPDDTFDLVVGEGPETPTKPDPTGALRIATAFACQPSQMAFLGDSDIDMHTAGRAGMRAFGAGWGFRSKEELLRCGAVAVVDHPRELPPLLERVDGEE, encoded by the coding sequence ATGCGTACATCCGCCATCATCTTTGACCTCGATGGCACCCTGCTGGACACACTGCAGGACGTCGCCGACGCGGCGAATACGTCGCTCGAGCGGTGCGGCTTTCCGGCCCGTCCGATCCACGACTACCCGGATCTCATCGGTGGGGGCGTGCGGCACCTGTTTCGCAAGGCGTTGCCGAAGGAGGCAGGGGAATCGGACATCGACCATTGCGTCGCCGCCTTCCGCGACATCTACGCCGAGCACTGGAACGATACGACCGCCCCGTACCCGGGGATCATCGAGCTGATCGCCCTGCTGCGTGAGCGGGGGCTGAAGATGGCGGTTCTTTCGAACAAGCCACATGAGTTCACTGTCCGCTGCGTGGCCGCTCATTTCCCCGACGACACGTTCGACCTGGTGGTGGGCGAAGGGCCGGAAACTCCCACCAAGCCGGACCCGACCGGGGCACTGCGAATCGCGACCGCCTTTGCATGCCAGCCGTCGCAGATGGCGTTTCTGGGGGACAGCGACATCGACATGCATACGGCCGGCCGGGCCGGCATGCGGGCATTCGGTGCCGGCTGGGGCTTTCGCAGCAAGGAAGAACTGCTCCGCTGCGGCGCGGTGGCAGTGGTCGATCACCCGCGCGAACTCCCTCCGCTGCTGGAACGAGTCGACGGAGAAGAGTAG
- a CDS encoding VOC family protein, producing MQIEQKVTPFLTFENQAEEAARLYVSVVPDSELGQVTKNPMTGAAMTVEFTLAGLKFVALNMGQPCEPSMAFSIAVACDSQEEIDHLWAKLTDGGEELQCGWLKDRFGVHWQIVPRVMTKYLQESDAETAGRVMGAMMQMVKLDIAALQRAYEGR from the coding sequence ATGCAGATCGAGCAGAAAGTCACACCGTTCCTGACCTTCGAGAACCAGGCTGAAGAGGCCGCCCGCTTGTATGTTTCCGTCGTCCCCGATTCCGAACTGGGTCAGGTGACGAAGAATCCGATGACCGGAGCGGCAATGACGGTCGAGTTCACGCTGGCCGGCCTGAAGTTCGTCGCCCTCAACATGGGTCAGCCGTGTGAGCCGTCGATGGCGTTCTCGATCGCGGTCGCCTGCGATTCGCAGGAAGAGATCGACCACCTGTGGGCGAAGCTGACCGACGGCGGCGAAGAATTGCAGTGTGGCTGGCTGAAGGACCGCTTCGGCGTCCACTGGCAGATCGTGCCGCGGGTGATGACCAAATACCTGCAGGAATCGGATGCCGAGACCGCCGGCCGGGTCATGGGCGCGATGATGCAGATGGTCAAGCTGGACATCGCCGCGCTGCAGCGGGCCTACGAAGGGAGGTGA
- a CDS encoding YciI family protein gives MPPNEEDQPMKYMVLLYAAEGAWPPDEHRVALQQSIDICHELHAKKQYLHASPLQPPSAATCVRVRDGKRIVSDGPFIETKEHLAGYFLIEARDLDEAIAIAERIPGSHRGTAEIRPLVEVEGLPQVE, from the coding sequence ATGCCGCCAAACGAAGAGGACCAACCGATGAAGTACATGGTGCTGCTCTACGCTGCCGAGGGTGCGTGGCCGCCCGACGAGCATCGCGTTGCCCTGCAGCAGTCGATCGACATCTGCCACGAACTGCACGCGAAGAAACAGTACCTGCACGCCTCGCCACTGCAGCCACCGTCTGCAGCAACCTGCGTGCGCGTGCGGGACGGGAAGAGGATCGTCAGCGATGGACCATTCATCGAGACGAAGGAGCACCTGGCCGGCTACTTCCTGATTGAGGCCAGGGATCTTGATGAGGCGATTGCGATCGCGGAGCGGATTCCCGGATCACATCGTGGCACCGCCGAGATCCGCCCGCTGGTCGAAGTCGAGGGGCTGCCGCAAGTCGAATAA
- a CDS encoding jacalin family lectin has product MGRAMGLWDLLTKEIKLTSDELQFNEPLFGRIRLRGDLLWRVVTVLGAWAAGIGVMSLLFSINQDPPGFGVAVGLGAVIGLAVAAQILFFVKKHVAGAITFFPDRIQRVRTYTVFLALRTQRTRWQYDGIENCRIALRSKSGLPYDVLTFEYGSERELVVLPPKVDPKQVVKVFSRHGVNVAATSKVPASALRPLPLAMPLVTCAVGMVLFVVGLSAFPWQPQPAGIERPEIAGVPDFNPREQFGVPEPVQPHQPFGGTNPGGAGSSGPFAQSGANTPSNSNESSSGASSPSTNAPSVPTFPPGFPRGGFPGPGGIPSGDPAAGMRPPTPSPQSPPGGFNRPDVNRAERAQQEMARSDRSTRDRFAGGANRSELVGGEGGIPFQDFSVDGNPVIGVKVRTGQWSGSEHLARVEPLYESEEQRPPWSITLARPGYVVGAVEVHRGEFVDGLRLTFMRTRADGQLDPADSYTSEWIGQPTENPTRLQREDQPIIGFYGLRGAVLDALGVVYAGE; this is encoded by the coding sequence GTGGGGCGAGCGATGGGGCTGTGGGATCTGCTGACGAAAGAAATCAAACTCACCAGCGACGAACTGCAGTTCAACGAGCCGCTGTTCGGACGCATCCGCCTGCGGGGGGACCTGCTCTGGCGGGTGGTGACCGTTCTCGGTGCATGGGCCGCCGGGATCGGAGTGATGTCGCTGTTGTTCTCGATCAACCAGGATCCGCCCGGCTTCGGCGTCGCTGTCGGACTGGGGGCGGTGATCGGCCTGGCCGTCGCAGCGCAGATCCTGTTCTTCGTGAAGAAACACGTTGCAGGTGCGATCACCTTCTTTCCCGACCGGATCCAGCGTGTGCGAACGTACACGGTGTTTCTCGCCCTGCGCACGCAGCGAACGCGGTGGCAGTACGACGGCATCGAGAACTGCCGGATTGCCCTGCGCAGCAAATCGGGGCTGCCGTACGACGTGCTGACATTCGAGTACGGCAGCGAACGCGAACTGGTGGTGCTGCCGCCGAAAGTCGATCCGAAGCAGGTGGTCAAGGTCTTCAGCCGACACGGAGTCAACGTCGCGGCGACATCAAAGGTGCCGGCCAGCGCCCTCCGACCACTTCCTCTGGCGATGCCGCTTGTCACCTGTGCGGTGGGAATGGTGCTGTTCGTCGTCGGCCTGAGCGCATTCCCCTGGCAGCCGCAGCCGGCCGGCATCGAGAGGCCGGAGATCGCCGGCGTGCCGGATTTCAATCCGCGTGAGCAGTTCGGCGTCCCGGAACCCGTGCAGCCGCATCAACCGTTCGGGGGAACGAATCCTGGTGGGGCAGGATCGTCGGGACCGTTCGCACAGTCCGGGGCGAACACGCCGTCCAATTCAAACGAGTCATCCAGCGGGGCTTCGTCGCCGTCGACGAATGCCCCTTCTGTACCGACGTTTCCTCCGGGGTTCCCGCGCGGTGGCTTCCCCGGGCCGGGCGGAATACCCAGCGGCGATCCCGCGGCCGGGATGCGTCCTCCGACTCCCTCTCCTCAGTCTCCTCCAGGCGGCTTCAACCGACCTGACGTGAACCGTGCCGAAAGAGCTCAGCAGGAGATGGCCCGATCCGATCGAAGTACACGGGACAGATTCGCCGGTGGTGCGAACCGGTCAGAACTCGTCGGTGGAGAGGGGGGCATTCCGTTCCAGGACTTCTCGGTTGACGGTAACCCGGTGATCGGCGTGAAGGTCCGGACAGGGCAGTGGAGCGGCAGCGAGCATCTGGCCAGGGTCGAGCCGCTCTATGAGTCCGAGGAGCAGCGCCCACCCTGGAGTATCACGCTTGCCCGACCCGGTTACGTTGTGGGAGCGGTGGAAGTGCATCGCGGCGAGTTTGTGGACGGACTGCGGCTGACCTTCATGCGCACCAGGGCCGATGGCCAGCTCGATCCGGCCGACTCGTACACGTCGGAGTGGATCGGGCAGCCGACCGAGAACCCGACGCGACTGCAGCGGGAGGACCAGCCGATCATCGGGTTCTATGGCTTGCGCGGTGCCGTGCTGGACGCCCTGGGCGTCGTCTACGCAGGGGAATAA
- a CDS encoding TspO/MBR family protein, which yields MARPSGMDWMQWYRQLAKPAWTPEPATISLIWQILYPIIIATFGYVFVQCARRKIPRRVAVPFAINLVANLAFTPIQFGMRNLPLATADILVVLATIVWMMIAVWPHARWVAVAQLPYLTWVSIATVLQLSITAMNW from the coding sequence ATCGCGAGACCATCAGGCATGGACTGGATGCAGTGGTACCGGCAACTGGCCAAACCGGCGTGGACACCCGAACCGGCGACGATCAGCCTCATCTGGCAGATCCTGTACCCGATCATCATCGCAACGTTCGGGTACGTCTTCGTGCAGTGTGCGCGGCGGAAGATCCCCCGGCGCGTCGCCGTGCCGTTCGCCATCAATCTCGTCGCGAATCTGGCATTCACGCCGATTCAGTTCGGCATGCGCAATCTGCCGCTCGCGACTGCGGACATTCTCGTGGTGCTGGCGACGATTGTCTGGATGATGATCGCGGTCTGGCCGCATGCCCGCTGGGTGGCGGTGGCTCAGCTGCCATACCTGACCTGGGTGAGCATCGCGACGGTCCTGCAGCTGTCGATCACCGCGATGAACTGGTGA
- a CDS encoding coiled-coil domain-containing protein — protein sequence MGDHDPAASSAPTPDSSAGPAPNQGQESRAGGLDERTLLEAGRILEHLRTQLADLDRREQALNSQMAELDREQRRLQLSSQELQAEATARAEQLREREAEVAAAHSDLEARQRELDEAREALAAERADLKASMAVELQEDRKALAASQLRLQRDRTKFQQDLDLLRRQRKAWEQVREYERARLESELDQERRRRLAEVQQAECELEEKRSSLVAEIEEHRQERLADVEQREQELEQKRASLQAEIEQHRQERLADVEQRERELEEERARLEGEIETQRQNHLAEVKLCEQELEEKRATFEAEIAEQRQQFLAEEQQRRQELEAGIEQQRRQRLTEVEERAREMDQEMFALKSELEEQRQAWSAEVEQREQEFERQRADLEKRSKFHESHLARFREQVVRDQRELAFRRQQHRVWAEQVEQSIRLRIAHMRRFRDLLTRREESLDRDRSRFNEHRKTVEKEFEAGRTAFAEERTRWVEERDATRTELQRRQEILTLHAENLESRRQRLDRLRDELERTNRETLEIRLAVEQTWSELSENAESPQAMRRVEAARLDLNDHYQRRRDTIARERAELQEVEQEFLRRREAFRQERGEFAGWITQREEQLAAREQALHAELQRIREQEESWQLVRERWQAEKLEAEAVIRDLLSQLESVAAKSVPPQIIPPVVESDEDGGSLSTPHPAGRNALPAPGSEAA from the coding sequence ATGGGCGATCATGATCCTGCGGCTTCGTCGGCACCGACACCCGACTCTTCGGCCGGGCCCGCGCCGAACCAGGGACAGGAGTCCCGTGCGGGGGGGCTGGATGAGCGGACACTGCTCGAAGCCGGACGGATTCTCGAGCATCTCCGCACTCAGCTGGCCGACCTCGATCGCCGCGAGCAGGCGCTGAACAGTCAAATGGCCGAGCTCGACCGCGAGCAGCGCCGGCTGCAGCTGTCGTCTCAGGAGCTTCAGGCCGAGGCGACCGCCCGCGCCGAGCAGCTGCGCGAACGTGAGGCGGAAGTGGCGGCCGCTCACTCCGATCTCGAAGCCCGTCAGCGTGAGCTGGACGAGGCGCGCGAGGCGCTCGCGGCTGAGCGAGCCGACCTCAAGGCTTCGATGGCCGTCGAACTGCAGGAAGACCGCAAGGCACTGGCAGCCAGCCAGCTCCGCCTACAGCGGGATCGTACGAAGTTTCAGCAGGATCTCGATCTGCTCCGTCGGCAGCGTAAGGCCTGGGAGCAGGTGCGCGAGTACGAGCGGGCCCGGCTGGAGTCCGAACTCGATCAGGAACGTCGACGCCGGCTTGCCGAAGTGCAGCAGGCCGAATGCGAGCTTGAAGAGAAACGTTCCTCACTCGTGGCAGAAATCGAGGAGCACCGGCAGGAGCGACTCGCCGACGTCGAGCAGCGCGAGCAGGAACTCGAGCAGAAACGTGCCTCTCTGCAGGCCGAGATCGAACAGCATCGGCAGGAGCGGCTGGCCGATGTCGAGCAGCGTGAACGCGAGCTCGAGGAAGAGCGTGCCCGGCTCGAAGGCGAGATCGAAACGCAGCGGCAGAATCATCTGGCCGAAGTGAAGCTGTGCGAGCAGGAGCTCGAAGAAAAACGGGCAACCTTCGAAGCAGAGATCGCAGAGCAGCGGCAGCAGTTCCTGGCCGAAGAGCAGCAACGCAGGCAGGAACTCGAGGCCGGAATCGAACAGCAGCGGCGTCAGCGCCTCACCGAGGTCGAAGAGCGGGCCCGCGAAATGGATCAGGAGATGTTCGCTCTGAAGTCCGAGCTTGAAGAGCAGCGTCAGGCCTGGTCTGCCGAAGTCGAGCAGCGCGAACAGGAGTTCGAACGGCAGCGGGCCGATCTCGAGAAGCGTTCGAAGTTCCACGAGAGCCACCTCGCCCGGTTTCGCGAACAGGTCGTCCGCGATCAGCGGGAACTCGCCTTCCGCCGGCAGCAGCACCGGGTCTGGGCCGAGCAGGTCGAGCAGTCGATTCGCCTGCGAATCGCCCATATGCGTCGCTTCCGCGACCTGCTGACCCGCCGCGAAGAGTCGCTGGACCGGGACCGCAGCCGCTTCAACGAGCATCGCAAGACGGTGGAGAAGGAATTCGAAGCCGGCCGCACCGCTTTCGCCGAAGAACGGACCCGCTGGGTCGAAGAACGGGACGCGACGCGGACCGAGCTGCAGCGGCGGCAGGAGATCCTCACGCTGCATGCGGAGAATCTCGAGTCACGCCGGCAGCGGCTGGACCGACTTCGCGACGAACTCGAACGGACCAATCGTGAAACTCTTGAGATCCGCCTGGCTGTCGAACAGACGTGGTCGGAACTGTCCGAGAACGCCGAATCCCCGCAGGCGATGCGACGCGTCGAAGCCGCGCGTCTGGATCTGAACGATCACTACCAGCGGCGGCGGGACACGATCGCCCGCGAACGAGCCGAGCTCCAGGAAGTCGAGCAGGAATTCCTGCGGCGGAGAGAAGCGTTTCGTCAGGAACGCGGCGAGTTTGCCGGCTGGATCACACAGCGGGAAGAGCAGCTTGCCGCCCGTGAACAGGCCCTGCATGCGGAGCTTCAGCGAATCCGTGAGCAGGAAGAAAGCTGGCAGCTGGTTCGCGAACGCTGGCAGGCCGAAAAGCTCGAAGCTGAAGCGGTCATTCGCGACCTGTTGAGCCAGCTCGAATCGGTGGCGGCGAAGTCTGTACCGCCGCAGATCATTCCTCCGGTGGTCGAGTCGGACGAGGACGGGGGAAGCCTTTCCACGCCTCACCCGGCCGGGCGGAACGCGTTACCGGCTCCGGGCAGCGAGGCAGCCTGA
- the trxA gene encoding thioredoxin translates to MAGNVVELNDGNFSSEVLESDQPVLVDFWAPWCGPCRMLAPTVEELATDYAGKVRVGKLNTDEARQVAIQYQIQSIPTLMLFKGGEVVERTMGVQPKGNLSTLIDKHL, encoded by the coding sequence ATGGCAGGTAACGTAGTTGAGTTGAACGACGGGAATTTCTCGTCGGAGGTTCTCGAGAGCGATCAACCGGTGCTCGTCGACTTCTGGGCGCCCTGGTGTGGTCCGTGTCGCATGCTGGCTCCCACGGTCGAAGAGCTTGCCACCGATTACGCCGGCAAGGTCCGCGTCGGAAAGCTGAACACGGACGAGGCCCGTCAGGTGGCCATTCAGTATCAGATCCAGTCGATCCCGACGCTGATGCTCTTCAAGGGTGGCGAAGTCGTCGAACGGACCATGGGCGTGCAGCCCAAGGGCAACCTTTCGACGCTGATCGACAAGCACCTGTGA
- a CDS encoding SGNH/GDSL hydrolase family protein produces the protein MRIIPLSMVLFACCLLLAGPAMAQEDAQKFPAPLPKLELSDGDSIVFLGDSITHQCLYTQYVEDYFYTRFPQMRLKLHNAGVGGARAWDALARFDEDVAAYKPKYVTILLGMNDGSYRPYDETVFQTYRQDMTELIGRLQSIDAMPIPMTPTMFDARAARMGNRQRDPEAVALYNSVLAYYGTWLRDVAQQQGFGFVDMWSPLNNITIEQRKTDPDFTLIRDAVHPGPDGQVVMATAIVNDLGLQRQLSNIRITRGADGEPAVRASGGEVSDLEFTDEGVSFTWSAKGLPWVLPEDAREGAKLTRLGHRLSREALEVHGLPAGRYTLTIDDAEVGRWSADALARHIELQENEKTPQYQQALTVAGLNKQRNEGPVRSLRGEWSQFQRYARTKRSVKENPGNEQLETQLMALEERIAGMDERVEGFNRQAKEFEDQIFEVNQPQPRRYVLRRVE, from the coding sequence ATGAGAATCATCCCGCTGTCGATGGTCCTGTTCGCGTGCTGCCTGCTGCTGGCCGGTCCAGCGATGGCGCAGGAGGATGCGCAGAAGTTTCCGGCTCCACTGCCGAAGCTCGAACTGTCGGATGGAGACTCGATTGTCTTTCTCGGCGACAGCATCACCCACCAGTGCCTCTACACGCAGTACGTCGAAGACTACTTCTACACGCGGTTTCCGCAGATGCGGCTGAAGCTGCACAACGCCGGCGTGGGTGGTGCCCGGGCGTGGGACGCACTGGCCCGCTTCGACGAGGATGTGGCTGCCTATAAACCGAAGTACGTGACCATTCTGCTGGGAATGAACGATGGCTCGTACCGTCCCTACGACGAGACTGTCTTCCAGACGTATCGTCAGGACATGACCGAGCTGATCGGCCGGCTGCAGAGCATTGACGCGATGCCGATCCCGATGACCCCCACGATGTTCGACGCCCGTGCGGCACGCATGGGGAATCGTCAGCGCGATCCCGAGGCGGTGGCGCTCTACAACTCGGTGCTGGCGTACTACGGCACGTGGCTGCGGGACGTCGCCCAGCAGCAGGGATTCGGCTTCGTTGACATGTGGAGTCCGCTGAACAATATCACGATCGAGCAGCGCAAGACCGATCCCGACTTCACGCTGATCCGTGATGCCGTCCATCCCGGTCCGGACGGTCAGGTAGTGATGGCGACGGCGATCGTCAACGACCTTGGTCTGCAGCGGCAGCTCTCGAACATCCGCATCACACGTGGTGCTGACGGCGAGCCGGCGGTTCGAGCCTCGGGAGGCGAAGTGAGCGACCTGGAGTTCACCGACGAGGGCGTTTCGTTCACCTGGTCCGCGAAGGGCCTGCCCTGGGTTTTGCCGGAAGATGCCCGCGAGGGAGCGAAACTGACCCGTCTGGGGCATCGCCTCAGCCGCGAAGCCCTCGAAGTGCACGGCCTGCCCGCCGGCCGATACACCCTGACGATCGACGATGCTGAAGTCGGGAGGTGGTCTGCCGACGCACTCGCCCGTCACATCGAACTGCAGGAAAACGAGAAGACGCCGCAGTATCAGCAGGCACTGACCGTCGCAGGGCTGAACAAACAGCGGAACGAAGGTCCGGTCCGTTCGCTGCGGGGGGAGTGGTCGCAGTTCCAGCGGTACGCCCGGACGAAACGCTCCGTGAAGGAGAACCCCGGCAACGAGCAGCTCGAAACGCAGTTGATGGCCCTCGAAGAACGCATCGCCGGCATGGACGAGCGGGTGGAGGGGTTCAACAGGCAGGCGAAGGAATTCGAAGATCAGATCTTCGAAGTGAACCAGCCACAGCCGCGGCGATATGTGCTGCGTCGCGTGGAGTAG
- a CDS encoding tetratricopeptide repeat protein, which translates to MKSEHRHELAENDLEKLLNRGLERIEPYSNHILIGFLVVTVVVAGAIVTMRTAGASRERGWAQMAACRAADDFAEVADEFDGSVVGAWARLRAADGWLRQGVELSLTDRAASTERLEQADAAYDKLLKSSVAPEEVREQALYGLALTREANSDGDTGPAIKAYEQLLEEFPQTRFQTWAENRIEELGTGRVQQFYAWFHDAQPKPQDRPLPQDFSGLPSAPPDSSVPTLTPGGSLPPGMSGGPSFGESDPVVDPTNNSADLMPAEGDDESDSSPPAPPLPESDEDRPKPFPAPGGNTPAENEGSAADETPATDAPADSTDAPGSESEGDAPAESDGDSE; encoded by the coding sequence ATGAAAAGCGAACACCGACACGAGCTCGCCGAAAACGATCTCGAAAAGCTGCTCAATCGCGGTCTCGAACGGATCGAACCCTATTCGAACCACATTCTGATCGGGTTTCTGGTGGTGACCGTGGTCGTCGCGGGAGCGATCGTGACGATGCGGACCGCCGGTGCCTCCCGCGAACGCGGCTGGGCCCAGATGGCCGCCTGCCGCGCCGCCGACGATTTCGCAGAAGTGGCCGACGAGTTCGACGGATCGGTCGTCGGGGCATGGGCCCGGCTGCGGGCCGCCGATGGCTGGCTCCGTCAGGGGGTCGAACTCTCTCTGACCGACCGTGCGGCCAGCACCGAACGCCTCGAACAGGCCGATGCCGCCTACGACAAACTGCTGAAGTCCAGCGTCGCTCCGGAGGAAGTTCGCGAGCAGGCGCTGTACGGACTGGCTCTGACGCGGGAAGCGAATTCGGACGGCGATACCGGACCGGCCATCAAGGCGTACGAGCAGTTGCTCGAAGAGTTCCCCCAGACCCGTTTCCAGACGTGGGCGGAGAACCGCATCGAAGAACTGGGCACCGGTCGTGTGCAGCAGTTCTACGCCTGGTTCCACGACGCCCAGCCGAAGCCGCAGGACCGGCCGCTGCCGCAGGACTTCTCCGGACTTCCGTCCGCCCCGCCGGACAGCTCGGTTCCCACTCTCACGCCGGGCGGCTCGCTGCCTCCCGGGATGTCGGGCGGCCCGAGCTTCGGCGAAAGTGACCCGGTCGTCGATCCGACCAACAACTCGGCCGACCTGATGCCGGCGGAAGGCGACGACGAGAGCGACAGTTCACCGCCGGCCCCGCCGCTGCCCGAATCGGATGAAGACCGTCCCAAGCCGTTCCCCGCGCCCGGCGGCAACACGCCTGCGGAGAACGAGGGTTCCGCAGCGGACGAAACGCCCGCGACCGACGCTCCCGCCGATTCGACTGATGCCCCTGGCAGCGAAAGCGAAGGGGACGCCCCGGCCGAATCCGACGGCGACAGCGAGTAG